In one window of Hymenobacter nivis DNA:
- a CDS encoding leucine-rich repeat-containing protein kinase family protein has product MHTLAQLRAGQLAGATRLDLAADLTEFPPEIFDLADTLEVLNLSGNRLAALPADFGRLHRLRVLFCSDNLFTEVPAVLGQCPQLSMVGFKANQIRTLPAGALSPALRWLILTDNQLESLPPELGQCQQLQKLMLAGNRLTHLPDALAACTRLELLRIAANRFEALPAWLLGLPRLAWLAYAGNPFCAEAEAAALARHPIVGIEWHSLGLEKQLGEGASGIIYRARWHPLGAPVADVAVKLFKGAVTSDGLPHSEMAACISAGAHPHLIEVHGQIVDHPAGAQGLVMALIDPAFGNLAGPPSLATCTRDVYAPGIAFALGTLLHLAHGVASAAAHLHAQGVLHGDLYAHNILNTSTGDCLLGDFGAACFFAPDSPTALALQRIEVRAFGCLLEELLDRCGAPAAALQPLWNLQARCTRPAVGERPLFAEIREVLAGETLD; this is encoded by the coding sequence ATGCACACCCTTGCCCAACTCCGCGCCGGGCAGCTGGCCGGCGCCACCCGCCTCGACCTGGCGGCGGACCTGACGGAATTCCCGCCCGAGATTTTCGACCTGGCCGACACGCTCGAAGTCCTCAACCTGTCGGGCAACCGGCTCGCGGCCCTGCCCGCCGATTTTGGGCGGCTGCACCGGCTACGGGTGCTGTTTTGCTCCGATAACCTGTTTACCGAAGTACCGGCCGTGCTCGGGCAGTGCCCGCAGCTGAGTATGGTGGGCTTCAAGGCCAACCAGATTCGGACGCTGCCCGCGGGGGCCCTCTCGCCGGCGCTGCGCTGGCTTATTCTGACGGATAACCAGCTCGAGAGCCTACCGCCCGAGCTGGGCCAATGCCAGCAGCTGCAAAAGCTGATGCTGGCCGGCAACCGCCTCACGCACCTGCCCGACGCGCTGGCCGCCTGCACCCGGCTCGAGCTGTTGCGCATCGCCGCCAACCGCTTCGAGGCGCTGCCGGCCTGGCTGCTGGGCCTGCCCCGGCTGGCCTGGCTGGCCTACGCCGGCAACCCGTTTTGCGCCGAGGCCGAGGCCGCCGCGCTAGCCCGACACCCCATTGTGGGCATCGAGTGGCACAGCCTGGGGCTGGAGAAGCAGTTGGGCGAGGGCGCGTCGGGCATCATTTACCGGGCCCGCTGGCACCCGCTGGGGGCCCCGGTGGCCGACGTAGCGGTGAAGCTCTTCAAGGGGGCGGTGACCAGTGACGGCCTGCCTCACAGCGAGATGGCCGCCTGCATCAGCGCCGGGGCCCACCCCCACCTCATCGAGGTGCACGGCCAAATCGTTGACCACCCGGCCGGGGCCCAGGGCCTGGTTATGGCCCTGATTGATCCCGCCTTTGGCAACCTGGCCGGGCCGCCCAGCCTGGCCACCTGCACCCGCGACGTGTACGCGCCCGGCATCGCCTTCGCGCTGGGGACCCTGTTGCACCTGGCCCACGGCGTGGCTTCAGCGGCGGCGCACCTGCACGCGCAGGGCGTGCTGCACGGCGACTTATACGCCCACAACATTTTGAATACCAGCACCGGCGACTGCCTGCTGGGCGACTTTGGGGCGGCCTGCTTTTTTGCCCCCGACAGCCCCACGGCCCTGGCCTTACAGCGCATAGAAGTCCGCGCCTTCGGCTGCCTGCTCGAAGAATTGCTGGACCGCTGCGGGGCCCCGGCCGCGGCCCTGCAACCGCTGTGGAACTTACAGGCCCGCTGCACCCGGCCGGCGGTGGGCGAACGGCCGCTGTTTGCTGAAATCCGGGAAGTGCTGGCCGGGGAAACCTTGGATTAA
- a CDS encoding phytanoyl-CoA dioxygenase family protein — protein sequence MSIVYFDSTMPEPQVRQKLYEGSLFVYSPRPSVQALCDFARALTEEAFGHIHPTLAQHHLAPSEYAQILNQLKPRFINHPHSKQLIQNILREMGFDLDKTYFDVPRMRTATSHGYLTTGIAYSFDPHRDTWFSAPMNQLNWWIPMYDIEADNCLTFYPSYWDQPVRNESDGYDCRDWYAESRRLQVGGLPDERKRPRPLDAVDHVHELRLVGQVGGLILFSGAHLHGTVPNTTNATRFSMDFRTVHLDDVAAHTAAPNVDSHCTGTLLGDFLHPVTLAPVPGELVARYESGTPVQAERTPSVRPKAGVPAQ from the coding sequence ATGAGTATTGTCTATTTTGATTCGACGATGCCCGAGCCCCAGGTTCGCCAGAAGCTCTACGAGGGCAGCCTGTTTGTGTACTCGCCCCGCCCGAGCGTGCAGGCCTTGTGCGACTTTGCCCGCGCCCTCACCGAGGAGGCGTTTGGCCACATACACCCCACGCTGGCCCAGCACCACCTGGCCCCCAGCGAATACGCCCAGATTCTGAACCAGCTGAAACCCAGGTTTATCAACCACCCGCACTCGAAGCAGCTCATCCAGAACATTCTGCGCGAGATGGGCTTCGACCTGGACAAAACCTACTTCGACGTGCCCCGGATGCGCACCGCCACCAGCCACGGCTACCTCACTACGGGCATCGCCTACTCCTTCGACCCGCACCGCGACACGTGGTTTTCGGCCCCGATGAACCAGCTGAACTGGTGGATTCCGATGTACGACATCGAGGCCGACAATTGCCTCACGTTTTACCCCAGCTATTGGGACCAGCCGGTGCGCAACGAATCGGACGGCTACGACTGCCGCGACTGGTACGCCGAGAGCCGCCGCCTCCAGGTCGGGGGCCTCCCGGACGAGCGCAAGCGCCCGCGCCCGCTCGACGCCGTGGACCACGTCCACGAACTGCGGCTGGTGGGCCAGGTGGGGGGCCTCATCCTGTTTTCGGGGGCCCACTTGCACGGCACCGTGCCCAACACCACCAACGCCACCCGGTTCAGCATGGATTTCCGCACCGTGCACCTCGACGACGTGGCCGCCCATACCGCCGCCCCCAACGTGGACAGCCACTGCACGGGCACACTGCTGGGCGATTTCCTGCACCCTGTTACCCTGGCCCCCGTGCCCGGCGAGCTGGTTGCCCGCTACGAGTCCGGCACGCCGGTGCAAGCCGAAAGAACGCCCTCCGTGCGCCCTAAAGCCGGGGTCCCGGCTCAATAA
- the lepB gene encoding signal peptidase I: MAFFKKKPSGAPAPPKSTAREWADSLLFAVVVASLFRWSTAEAYVIPSPSMEGTLLVGEYLVVSKLHYGPITPQTPLQVPLTHQTDPLFHLKSYSDLIQLPTYRFPGFSEIKRNDVVVFHVPFEAQYPADLRDNYVKRCVAVAGDQFELRNGQLLVNGQVAPSQGALEHKYFIQTTENNDDVQRDFRAQRVTDYHLTAADQLIYDNEGKPALQNNARYGPGYEVDCTPTAAAFFRAQPYVRGVVAEVEPAGQPAPWGPALFPDNPDYPATEVAPATPGLRHWNQDNYGPLAVPKKGQTVQLTPQNAAVYYKLILRYEHNAGIALRATGHDLTILQNGKPLTSYTFKQNYYFMMGDNRHNSLDSRFWGFVPEDLVVGKAVLVWLSVDPYADFLHKIRWSRLFHSVS, translated from the coding sequence ATGGCATTTTTCAAAAAGAAGCCCAGCGGGGCCCCCGCCCCGCCCAAGAGTACCGCCCGCGAGTGGGCCGATTCGCTGCTGTTTGCCGTGGTGGTGGCCAGCCTTTTCCGCTGGTCGACGGCCGAGGCCTACGTCATTCCCTCACCCAGCATGGAAGGCACGCTGCTGGTGGGCGAATACCTGGTGGTGAGCAAGTTGCACTACGGCCCCATCACGCCCCAAACGCCGCTGCAAGTACCCCTCACGCACCAGACGGACCCGCTGTTTCACCTCAAAAGCTACTCCGACCTCATCCAGCTGCCCACCTACCGCTTCCCGGGCTTCTCGGAAATTAAGCGCAACGACGTGGTGGTGTTTCACGTGCCGTTTGAGGCGCAGTACCCGGCCGACTTGCGCGACAACTACGTGAAGCGCTGCGTGGCCGTGGCCGGCGACCAGTTTGAGCTGCGCAACGGCCAGCTACTGGTGAACGGCCAGGTGGCCCCCAGCCAGGGCGCGCTGGAGCATAAGTACTTCATCCAGACCACCGAGAACAACGACGATGTGCAGCGCGACTTCCGCGCCCAGCGCGTGACGGACTACCACCTGACGGCCGCCGATCAGCTGATTTACGACAACGAGGGCAAGCCCGCGCTGCAAAACAACGCCCGCTACGGCCCCGGCTACGAGGTGGACTGCACGCCCACGGCGGCGGCGTTTTTCCGGGCCCAGCCCTACGTGCGCGGCGTGGTGGCCGAGGTGGAGCCCGCCGGCCAGCCCGCGCCCTGGGGCCCCGCGCTCTTCCCCGACAACCCCGACTACCCGGCCACCGAAGTAGCGCCCGCCACGCCCGGCCTGCGCCACTGGAACCAGGACAACTACGGGCCCCTGGCGGTACCCAAGAAGGGCCAAACCGTGCAGCTCACGCCCCAAAACGCGGCCGTGTACTACAAGCTCATCCTCCGCTACGAGCACAACGCGGGCATCGCCCTGCGCGCCACCGGCCACGACCTCACCATTTTGCAAAACGGCAAGCCGCTGACCAGCTACACGTTCAAGCAGAACTACTACTTCATGATGGGCGACAACCGCCACAACTCGCTCGACTCGCGCTTCTGGGGCTTCGTGCCCGAAGACCTCGTGGTGGGCAAGGCCGTGCTCGTGTGGCTGTCGGTGGACCCCTACGCCGATTTCCTCCACAAAATCCGCTGGAGCCGTTTGTTCCACAGCGTCAGCTAG